The following DNA comes from Planctomycetota bacterium.
CCAGGAATCGCCCAACTACAGCATCCCGACCGGCCAGATGGAGTTTTAGGCCGATCGGCGCTGCGTGGCGTCGCGCAGGGCTTTGGAGGACGGGACGATGATCGCACGGTCGAGAGGTTGGCTGGCAGCGGTTCTGGCCGTCGGTTTTCTGGTTCCGTTCGCATGGGCGCAGGATGAAGCCCCCGCGGCGCCCGAAGCCGCGGCGACAGAAGCAGCCGACCGCCCGGCGCCCGCGGCCGAGAACGCCCCCGAATCACTCGAAGCGCCGCTCGGTCCGGTTTACGTCCGCCCGTTCGAACCGATGACCGTGACGTTGCTTGGTCTGAAGGAATCTCACGCGCCCATCTATTTCCGGAGTCCCTTGGCCACGCCGTCGCCGACTGACGCGTCCGTGGACCGCTGCCTGCCATTGGCGGCCGGCGCGGCGTTGGCGGATTGGCTGATGTTCACCGGCCGGGCCTTGGCGTTTCCGATCGAGATGATTCTGTGCCCGCCGTGGACGAAGTTTCCCCTCGCGGACTGATCCCCTTCTTAATCCTACAGCGCCACCTGACCCTTTTGCGCGGCGGGTGCGGAGACCCGCCGCGCAAAGTTACGTTGTAGTGTTAATCCTGCCGTCGAAGTCGGCCCGGACGGCCGGGGGGCAAAGCGCCTACATGATCTTATCGCCTTCGAGGGTTCCCGGCGGTTTCTGGACGAGGTTTTTCAAGGCGTTGAATCGCCCTTCGGCCTGTCCGAGGTAGGTGGGGCCGGCCGTCGGCCAGTTGCGGTTCGCGCCTGTCATTTCGCGCATGGCTTGAATGAGCATGGAGAAACTGAACTGGGCCCGCTGCTGGGGTGTCGTCTGGTTTGTCAACTGGACGAAGGCGTCCATGGTCTGGCTGACGTTCTGGTTGAAGACGGTCTGGTTCGGTTCGGCGCGGGCGCGCTGGATGGCGGCCAGCGCGGAGTCCGCCACGGCCAGAACCCGTTGCCGGTAGGCCGGATAGTTCGCAATCAGGTCGCGTGTGGCCTGCTCGAACTCGGCTTGGCTGGTCGGTTTCCACCGGAGCGATTCGCGCGTCCTGGGTTCCGGCACGAGGTAGTGCAGCGCGCCCACGCGGGTGCTGAGGGCTTGCACAAGGTCGCGGTCGGCTTGCCGGCCGGTGGTTCTGAGATAGTTGTCAGCCGTGTCGCAAGCGGGGTAATAAAGGTCGTAGGCCTCCTGAAACTTTCCTTCGTTCTCGAGTTGCCGGCCGCTTGCGAGCGCTTTTTGCGCCCGGTCGCGGGCGCCGGTCACTTCCTGGGCGAGCCAGGAGGAGTGTACGAAGTATATCCCAATGGCCACGATCAGTACGAAGCCGCCAATCCCGCCGAAAACGCCAGCCTTGGCGCCCTGGGAAAGGCGCGTCCACCACGTGGCCCGCGAGCCGCCGAAAACGAGGGGCACGCCTGCCAGGGGGCTCGGACGAGCCTGCGGCGCCACCTGCCGATCGGCGGGGGCAGGCGCCCCGGCGGCCGGCGCCGACGGTTTCGCCGTCAGGACCGTGCGGCAATGGGGACACATCTGCGCATCCACCGGCACGCTCTGGCCGCATCGCTCGCACGGCCGCGTGCTCTGCGTCTTGGCGGCGGCCGGGATCGGCGCCAGTTCCACGCCGCGACCCTTGCCGCTCGGGACCCGGAGGTTCCGTCGGCAGTTCGGGCAGACGATCACGGCGCCGGCACGGTCGGCCTCCGCCACCATGCTTCGCCCACAAGGACATCGGAACACGATCGCCATGGCATCTCACTCCCTGTGGCCATTTTCGTACGGTTGTTCCGGGATTTCAAGCGTTAAGCGCCGGGTTCCTTTTTGGCGGCGTCAGCGTCGGCTTCATCCGTCTTATCGGGTCTCTGCCCGTCGAATCGGCTGCTGTCCACCGGCAGACAGACGATGAACATGGCCCCGTGGCCAGGCTCACTCTCGACGGACACCTCGCCGCCCAGGAGCCCCGTCAATTCTTTTACGATTGATAAGCCCAGTCCCGTGCCGCGATGTCGCCGGGTGTGGCTCGAATCCAGTTGCGTGAACCGGTCGAAGATCCGCAGTTGCTCCTCCCGCGCGATGCCGGGCCCGGTGTCGGCGACGGCAAAGGCGACCCGATCGCCGTCGGCCGGCCGCGCCGTCAGCCGGACCTCCCCCTCCTCGGCGAACTTGATCGCATTCGACAGGAGGTTATGTAGAATCTGCTGGACCTTCGCTCCGTCAGTCACCATGAGCGGCGTCGC
Coding sequences within:
- a CDS encoding zinc ribbon domain-containing protein; translation: MAIVFRCPCGRSMVAEADRAGAVIVCPNCRRNLRVPSGKGRGVELAPIPAAAKTQSTRPCERCGQSVPVDAQMCPHCRTVLTAKPSAPAAGAPAPADRQVAPQARPSPLAGVPLVFGGSRATWWTRLSQGAKAGVFGGIGGFVLIVAIGIYFVHSSWLAQEVTGARDRAQKALASGRQLENEGKFQEAYDLYYPACDTADNYLRTTGRQADRDLVQALSTRVGALHYLVPEPRTRESLRWKPTSQAEFEQATRDLIANYPAYRQRVLAVADSALAAIQRARAEPNQTVFNQNVSQTMDAFVQLTNQTTPQQRAQFSFSMLIQAMREMTGANRNWPTAGPTYLGQAEGRFNALKNLVQKPPGTLEGDKIM